A window from Pseudomonas sp. MRSN 12121 encodes these proteins:
- a CDS encoding patatin-like phospholipase family protein, which yields MTAIHIKFPALTLKAGPRALARIRAHGLSAAQVGTLPGAAGGPKALGIQGLDLALFGEWLPAAPRERSLIGASVGSWRFASACLPDAAEGIRRLGQLYNAQSFAKGVTMAQISQSSQRMLHDLLDGRDASILANPHYRLNIMVVKSHGLLADDHRGRLGLGLSSVIADNLRGRARLARHFERLVLHDPRLAPPLHALEDFPSRFVPLDTGNLRQALLASGSIPMVMQGVRDLPGAGAGTFRDGGLLDYHLDLPYSGDDIVLYPHFTDRVIPGWFDKTLPWRRGNPGRLQDVLLLAPSKEYLARLPYGKLPDRNDFKRFMGNDASRQKYWRSAMDESRRLGDEFLELAQSGRLGERLLTL from the coding sequence ATGACCGCTATCCATATCAAGTTTCCCGCCCTGACCCTCAAGGCCGGACCCCGCGCCCTGGCCCGGATCCGCGCCCACGGCCTGAGCGCGGCGCAGGTCGGCACCCTGCCCGGTGCCGCCGGCGGGCCCAAGGCCCTGGGCATCCAGGGGTTGGACCTTGCGCTGTTCGGCGAATGGTTGCCGGCGGCGCCGCGCGAACGTTCGCTGATCGGTGCCTCGGTGGGCTCCTGGCGCTTCGCCAGCGCCTGCCTGCCGGACGCCGCCGAAGGCATCCGCCGCCTGGGCCAGCTGTACAACGCCCAGAGTTTCGCCAAGGGCGTGACCATGGCGCAGATCAGCCAGAGCTCGCAGCGCATGCTGCACGACCTGCTCGACGGCCGCGACGCGAGCATTCTCGCCAACCCGCACTACCGGCTGAACATCATGGTGGTGAAAAGCCACGGCCTGCTCGCCGACGACCATCGCGGGCGCCTGGGCCTGGGCCTGTCCTCGGTGATCGCCGACAACCTGCGCGGCCGGGCGCGCCTGGCGCGGCACTTCGAGCGGCTGGTACTGCACGACCCGAGGCTCGCGCCGCCGCTGCACGCCCTCGAAGACTTCCCCTCGCGCTTCGTGCCGCTGGACACCGGCAACCTGCGCCAGGCCCTGCTGGCCTCGGGCTCGATCCCGATGGTCATGCAAGGCGTGCGCGACCTGCCCGGCGCCGGGGCCGGCACCTTCCGCGACGGCGGCCTGCTGGACTACCACCTCGACCTGCCCTACAGCGGCGACGATATCGTGCTCTACCCGCACTTCACCGACCGGGTGATCCCCGGCTGGTTCGACAAGACCCTGCCCTGGCGCCGCGGCAACCCGGGCCGCCTGCAGGACGTGTTGCTGCTGGCGCCGTCCAAGGAATACCTGGCGCGCCTGCCCTACGGCAAACTGCCGGACCGCAACGACTTCAAGCGCTTCATGGGCAACGACGCCAGCCGCCAGAAATACTGGCGCAGCGCGATGGACGAAAGCCGGCGCCTGGGCGACGAGTTCCTTGAACTGGCGCAGAGCGGGAGACTTGGCGAGCGCCTCCTGACCCTTTAG
- the queD gene encoding 6-carboxytetrahydropterin synthase QueD, with translation MEIFKEFTFESAHRLPHVPAGHKCGRLHGHSFKVAIHLSGDLDPHTGWIRDFSEIKAIFKPLYERLDHNYLNDIPGLENPTSEVLAKWIWNELKPLLPELSAIRIHETCTSGCIYRGE, from the coding sequence GTGGAAATCTTCAAAGAATTTACCTTCGAATCCGCCCACCGCCTGCCCCACGTGCCCGCAGGCCACAAATGCGGGCGCCTGCACGGCCACTCGTTCAAGGTGGCCATCCACCTGAGCGGCGACCTCGATCCGCATACCGGCTGGATCCGCGACTTCTCCGAGATCAAGGCGATCTTCAAGCCGCTCTACGAGCGCCTGGACCACAACTACCTGAACGATATCCCCGGCCTGGAAAACCCCACCAGCGAAGTGCTGGCCAAGTGGATCTGGAACGAGCTCAAGCCCTTGCTGCCGGAACTGAGCGCGATCCGCATCCACGAGACCTGCACCAGCGGCTGCATCTATCGCGGCGAATAA
- a CDS encoding alpha/beta fold hydrolase, giving the protein MSDWPLDRSYRFNGHNVRYAIHGEGPPLVFVHGTPFSSYVWHRIAPHFHASHRVHYFDLLGYGQSEQAAGQDVSLGVQNRLLAELLEHWGLERPDVVAHDFGGATALRAHLLDGKDYRSLTLLAPVALAPWGSPFVQHVREHEQAFSGVPDYIQRAIVPAYIRGAIRREIPDRELAPYVQPWLGETGQAAFYRQIAQMDERYTAEVAGLYPQIRCPTQILWGEDDQWIPIERGRQLHRLIPGSRFQAVPNAGHLLQEDAPETIVAALLRFLPLA; this is encoded by the coding sequence ATGAGCGACTGGCCGCTGGATCGAAGCTACCGCTTCAACGGACACAACGTGCGCTACGCCATTCACGGCGAGGGCCCACCCCTGGTATTCGTGCACGGCACCCCCTTCTCTTCCTACGTGTGGCACCGTATCGCCCCGCATTTTCACGCCAGCCACCGCGTGCACTACTTCGACCTGCTGGGCTACGGCCAGTCGGAACAGGCCGCCGGCCAGGACGTCTCCCTGGGCGTGCAGAACCGGCTGCTGGCCGAACTGCTGGAACACTGGGGCCTGGAGCGCCCGGACGTGGTGGCCCACGACTTCGGCGGCGCCACCGCCCTGCGCGCGCACTTGCTCGACGGCAAGGACTACCGCAGCCTGACCCTGCTCGCCCCGGTGGCGCTGGCGCCCTGGGGCTCGCCGTTCGTGCAGCATGTGCGCGAGCATGAGCAGGCCTTCAGCGGCGTGCCGGACTACATCCAGCGCGCCATAGTGCCGGCCTACATCCGCGGGGCGATCCGGCGCGAGATCCCCGACCGGGAACTGGCGCCCTACGTCCAGCCCTGGCTCGGCGAGACCGGCCAGGCGGCCTTCTACCGGCAGATCGCGCAGATGGACGAACGCTACACCGCCGAGGTGGCCGGGCTCTATCCGCAGATTCGTTGCCCGACCCAGATCCTCTGGGGCGAGGACGATCAATGGATCCCCATCGAGCGCGGGCGCCAGCTGCATCGGCTGATTCCCGGGTCGCGCTTCCAGGCGGTGCCCAACGCCGGCCACCTGCTGCAGGAAGATGCCCCGGAAACCATAGTCGCCGCGCTGCTGCGCTTTCTGCCCCTGGCCTGA
- a CDS encoding nucleoside 2-deoxyribosyltransferase has translation MHPGIYLAGFDLFRRDALARGEYLKRLCAAQGLRGLYPFDQPVVAQATPEHTARLICQQNLRLLRDCDAVLANLNAFRGLEPDSGTAFEVGMAVALGKPVWAWFEAPATLREQVPHDADGRDAQGLLVEDFNLPRNLMLACTWAGCSASVEAALPDLAAYLARQRPAHPL, from the coding sequence ATGCACCCAGGCATCTACCTCGCCGGCTTCGACCTGTTTCGCCGCGACGCCCTGGCCCGCGGCGAATACCTCAAGCGCCTGTGCGCCGCCCAGGGCTTGCGCGGCCTCTACCCCTTCGACCAGCCGGTAGTGGCACAGGCGACACCGGAGCATACCGCTCGGCTGATCTGCCAGCAGAACCTGCGGCTGCTGCGCGACTGCGACGCGGTGCTGGCCAACCTCAATGCCTTCCGCGGCCTGGAGCCGGACTCCGGCACCGCTTTCGAGGTCGGCATGGCGGTGGCCCTGGGCAAGCCGGTCTGGGCCTGGTTCGAGGCCCCCGCGACGTTGCGCGAGCAAGTGCCCCACGACGCCGACGGCCGTGACGCCCAAGGCTTGCTGGTGGAAGACTTCAACCTGCCGCGCAACCTGATGCTGGCCTGCACCTGGGCCGGGTGCAGCGCCAGTGTCGAAGCGGCCCTGCCGGACCTGGCCGCTTACCTCGCCCGCCAACGCCCGGCCCACCCCCTGTAG
- a CDS encoding NUDIX hydrolase, with amino-acid sequence MENAWLTHAKRLQALASTGLHFCKDPFDRERYQEVADIAHSMLAQLADVPLERIAGLVSDFAKRYSTPLVDVRGALIEDERILLVRERTDGCWALPGGYADIGLSAAENVVKEIREEAGLGVSVRALYSVRHKAKGPFTPDTRDFYKLYFLCERHERSAPVAGAEVSDAGFFARDALPELSRGRTVESDIDAAFAFHRGETRLTLFD; translated from the coding sequence ATGGAAAACGCCTGGCTCACCCACGCCAAACGCTTGCAGGCCCTGGCCTCCACCGGGCTGCACTTCTGCAAGGACCCGTTCGATCGCGAGCGTTACCAGGAAGTCGCCGACATCGCCCACAGCATGCTCGCGCAACTGGCCGACGTGCCCCTGGAACGCATCGCCGGCCTGGTCTCGGACTTCGCCAAACGCTACTCCACCCCGCTGGTGGATGTGCGCGGCGCCCTGATCGAAGACGAGCGGATCCTCCTGGTCCGAGAACGGACCGACGGCTGCTGGGCCCTGCCCGGCGGGTATGCCGACATCGGCCTGTCGGCCGCCGAGAACGTCGTCAAGGAGATCCGCGAAGAGGCCGGGCTCGGCGTCTCGGTGCGTGCCTTGTACAGCGTCCGGCACAAGGCCAAGGGGCCGTTCACCCCCGACACCCGGGATTTCTACAAGCTGTACTTTCTCTGCGAACGCCATGAGCGCAGCGCCCCCGTGGCCGGTGCGGAGGTCAGCGACGCCGGCTTCTTTGCCCGCGACGCCCTGCCCGAGCTGTCTCGCGGGCGCACCGTGGAAAGCGATATCGACGCCGCCTTCGCCTTCCACCGTGGCGAAACCCGCTTGACCCTGTTCGATTGA
- a CDS encoding helix-turn-helix transcriptional regulator has translation MNNRLRELRAAQGWSQAELAARLDVSRQTVNAIETGRYDPSLPLAFKIAKAFGLPIEGIFQAPED, from the coding sequence GTGAACAACCGCCTGCGCGAGTTGCGCGCCGCGCAAGGCTGGTCCCAGGCGGAGCTGGCCGCACGCCTGGACGTTTCGCGACAGACCGTGAACGCCATCGAGACCGGCCGCTACGACCCCAGCCTGCCCCTGGCCTTCAAGATCGCCAAGGCCTTCGGCCTGCCCATCGAAGGCATTTTCCAGGCCCCCGAGGACTGA
- the codB gene encoding cytosine permease translates to MTQNDPGNDYPLSEVPLHARKGLASTAMVLLGFTFFTATMFAGGKLGVAFGFAQMLGVIVLGNLLLGLYAAGLGYIAFKSGLNSVLMGRFCFGEVGSKLSDLILGFTQIGWYAWGTATAAVVLGKYFELSQGTVLGLMLLFGLVFCATAYVGYRGLEILSWIAVPAMALLLLLSMWVATVKVGGLDGLLAVVPSASLDLSTAITLVFGTFVSGATQATNWTRFSRSARVAVLASLIGFFIGNGLMVLIGAYGAIVYQQPDVVEVLLLQGFATAAMAMLLLNIWSTQDNTIYNFAVAGCNLLRTGRRKTVTLAGAVIGTLLALLGMYDLLVPYLILLGTVIPPIGGVIMADFFYRYRGQYPRLADARLPAFNWAGLGAYAIGTVAAFGSPWVAPLVGIAAAALSYMLLSSLLGARTAALDARA, encoded by the coding sequence ATGACGCAGAACGATCCAGGCAACGACTACCCGCTCAGTGAAGTTCCGCTGCATGCGCGCAAGGGCCTGGCCTCCACGGCCATGGTGCTGCTGGGCTTCACCTTTTTCACCGCCACCATGTTCGCCGGCGGCAAGCTCGGCGTGGCCTTCGGCTTTGCCCAGATGCTCGGGGTGATCGTCCTCGGCAACCTGCTGCTGGGCCTGTATGCGGCGGGCCTGGGCTATATCGCCTTCAAGAGCGGGCTGAACTCGGTGCTGATGGGGCGCTTCTGTTTCGGCGAGGTGGGCAGCAAGCTCAGCGACCTGATCCTGGGGTTCACCCAGATCGGCTGGTACGCCTGGGGCACCGCCACCGCCGCGGTGGTGCTGGGCAAGTATTTCGAGCTGAGCCAGGGCACGGTGCTGGGCCTGATGCTGCTGTTCGGCCTGGTGTTCTGCGCCACCGCCTACGTCGGTTATCGCGGCCTGGAGATCCTTTCCTGGATCGCCGTGCCGGCCATGGCCCTGCTATTGCTGCTGTCGATGTGGGTGGCCACGGTCAAGGTCGGCGGCCTGGACGGGCTGCTGGCCGTGGTGCCCAGCGCCAGCCTGGATCTGTCCACGGCCATCACCCTGGTGTTCGGCACCTTCGTCAGCGGCGCCACCCAGGCCACCAACTGGACGCGCTTCTCGCGCTCGGCCAGGGTCGCGGTGCTGGCCAGCCTGATCGGCTTTTTCATCGGCAACGGCCTGATGGTGTTGATCGGCGCCTACGGCGCCATCGTCTACCAGCAGCCGGACGTGGTCGAAGTCCTGCTGTTGCAAGGGTTCGCCACGGCCGCCATGGCCATGCTCCTGTTGAATATCTGGAGCACCCAGGACAACACCATCTACAACTTCGCCGTCGCCGGCTGCAACCTGCTGCGCACCGGCCGGCGCAAGACCGTGACCCTGGCGGGCGCGGTGATCGGCACCCTGCTGGCGCTGCTGGGCATGTACGACCTGCTGGTGCCCTACCTGATCCTGCTGGGTACGGTGATTCCGCCGATCGGCGGAGTGATCATGGCCGACTTCTTCTACCGTTATCGCGGCCAGTACCCGCGCCTGGCCGACGCCCGGCTGCCGGCCTTCAACTGGGCGGGGCTCGGCGCCTATGCCATCGGCACCGTGGCGGCCTTCGGCTCGCCCTGGGTCGCGCCGCTGGTGGGCATCGCGGCGGCGGCCCTGAGCTACATGCTGCTCAGCAGCCTGCTCGGCGCCCGTACCGCGGCGCTGGATGCCCGGGCCTGA
- the codA gene encoding cytosine deaminase codes for MLIINARLRNREGLHELHLENGRIASIARQTEAPTLGPDDLDAGGNLVVPPFVEPHIHLDATLTAGEPRWNMSGTLFEGIECWGERKATITHEDTRARASKTLRALAAHGIQHVRTHVDVTDPELTALKAMLEVREQNTHLVDMQIVAFPQEGIESYRNGRELMEEAIRLGADVVGGIPHFEYTRDQGVSSVKFLMDLAERTGCLVDVHCDETDDPHSRFLEVLAEEARSRDMGSRVTASHTTAMGSYDNAYCAKLFRLLGHSGISFVSCPTESIHLQGRFDSFPKRRGVTRVNELLEAGMNVCFGQDSIVDPWYPLGNGNILRVLEAGLHICHMLGYRNLQNALDLVTDNSARAMALGERYGLEEGRPANLLILSADSDYEMIRSQGLALYSIRDGKVLMKRQMAQVAMPGDAGFA; via the coding sequence ATGCTCATCATCAACGCCCGCCTGCGCAACCGTGAAGGCCTGCACGAGCTGCACCTGGAAAACGGTCGCATCGCCAGCATTGCCCGGCAGACCGAAGCCCCGACGCTGGGCCCCGACGACCTCGACGCCGGCGGCAACCTGGTGGTGCCGCCCTTCGTCGAGCCACACATTCACCTGGACGCCACCCTGACCGCCGGCGAGCCGCGCTGGAACATGAGCGGCACCCTGTTCGAAGGCATCGAATGCTGGGGCGAACGCAAGGCCACCATCACCCATGAAGACACCAGGGCCCGCGCCAGCAAGACCCTGCGCGCCCTCGCCGCCCACGGCATCCAGCATGTGCGCACCCATGTCGATGTCACCGATCCCGAGCTCACCGCACTCAAGGCCATGCTCGAAGTGCGCGAGCAAAACACGCACCTGGTGGACATGCAGATCGTCGCCTTTCCCCAGGAAGGCATCGAAAGCTACCGCAACGGCCGCGAGCTGATGGAGGAAGCGATCCGCCTGGGCGCCGACGTGGTGGGCGGCATCCCGCATTTCGAATACACCCGCGACCAGGGTGTGAGCTCGGTGAAGTTCCTCATGGACCTGGCCGAACGCACCGGCTGCCTGGTGGACGTGCATTGCGACGAAACCGACGACCCGCACTCGCGTTTTCTCGAAGTGCTGGCCGAAGAGGCCCGCAGCCGCGACATGGGTTCGCGGGTGACCGCCAGCCACACCACCGCCATGGGTTCCTACGACAACGCCTACTGCGCCAAGCTGTTCCGCCTGCTCGGCCACTCGGGCATCAGCTTCGTCTCCTGCCCCACCGAGAGCATCCACCTGCAGGGGCGCTTCGACAGCTTCCCGAAACGCCGCGGCGTGACCCGGGTCAACGAGCTGCTGGAGGCCGGGATGAACGTGTGCTTCGGCCAGGATTCGATCGTCGATCCCTGGTACCCCCTGGGCAATGGCAACATCCTGCGGGTGCTGGAGGCTGGCCTGCATATCTGCCACATGCTCGGCTACCGCAACCTGCAGAACGCCCTCGACCTGGTCACCGACAACAGCGCCAGGGCCATGGCCCTGGGCGAGCGCTACGGCCTGGAGGAAGGCCGGCCGGCCAACCTGCTGATCCTCTCGGCCGACAGCGACTACGAGATGATCCGCAGCCAGGGCCTGGCGCTGTATTCGATCCGCGATGGCAAGGTGCTGATGAAACGGCAGATGGCCCAGGTGGCAATGCCGGGCGATGCGGGCTTTGCCTAA
- a CDS encoding DeoR family transcriptional regulator: MTSFYDARGNRYAVVAPARLRELGIALPASAAAAAQARARWSTQAIQAVCDWAPGTRPEGAKAHRSDGLLVGPFQGAAPFDLLIVNTDGTLAERSGNGLTIFSQALAEQGLLPAQGPTVLRVHHDTAEGVSPVATVVEPAQVAGVAGFWLDLGQPSFGAQAVGARQGIERDASSCLDLSRVSGLARLRPEWSRSQFVRIGNPHCVTLVDDASALPSNRQMSQAPLAEALTRLAYAMPTGSGEPCPAGVNLQWAMLEGPQRLAARVFERGEGPTASSGTSASAVACAAWRIGWVKAGEVSVVMPGGTAPLRLEEQGGQLLRVSLFGTASLIS; encoded by the coding sequence ATGACCTCTTTCTACGATGCGCGCGGTAATCGCTACGCTGTGGTGGCGCCCGCGCGGCTGCGCGAGCTGGGCATTGCCCTGCCGGCCAGCGCGGCCGCGGCGGCGCAAGCCCGGGCCCGCTGGAGTACGCAGGCGATCCAGGCCGTGTGCGACTGGGCACCTGGCACCCGGCCCGAAGGGGCCAAGGCCCATCGCAGCGACGGCTTGCTGGTCGGGCCGTTCCAGGGCGCGGCGCCGTTCGACCTGCTGATCGTCAACACCGACGGCACCCTGGCCGAGCGCAGTGGCAATGGCCTGACCATCTTTTCCCAGGCCCTGGCCGAGCAAGGACTGCTGCCGGCCCAGGGGCCCACTGTGTTGCGGGTGCACCATGACACGGCGGAGGGGGTGTCGCCGGTGGCGACTGTGGTCGAACCGGCGCAGGTGGCCGGGGTGGCCGGTTTCTGGCTGGACCTCGGGCAACCGTCGTTCGGTGCCCAGGCGGTGGGCGCCCGGCAAGGGATCGAGCGCGACGCTTCGAGCTGCCTCGACCTGAGCCGTGTGTCCGGGCTGGCGCGGTTGCGCCCGGAATGGAGCCGCAGCCAGTTCGTGCGGATCGGCAACCCGCATTGCGTGACCCTGGTCGATGACGCCAGCGCCTTGCCGAGCAACCGACAGATGAGCCAGGCGCCCCTGGCCGAGGCCCTGACGCGCCTCGCCTACGCCATGCCCACCGGCAGCGGCGAGCCTTGCCCGGCGGGGGTGAACCTGCAATGGGCGATGCTGGAGGGCCCGCAACGCCTTGCCGCCCGGGTGTTCGAGCGCGGCGAGGGGCCCACCGCGTCCTCCGGCACCAGCGCCAGCGCGGTGGCCTGCGCGGCGTGGCGGATTGGCTGGGTCAAGGCCGGTGAAGTCTCGGTCGTGATGCCCGGCGGCACCGCGCCGCTGCGCCTGGAAGAGCAGGGCGGGCAATTGCTGCGGGTGAGCCTGTTCGGTACGGCAAGCCTGATCTCCTAG
- the gudD gene encoding glucarate dehydratase, which yields MTPAIDHPGQAPLITRVQVVPVAGHDSMLLNLSGAHGPFFTRNIVIISDNAGHTGVGEVPGGERIRATLEEAGELLVGQSIGHYQKLLNQVRQRFAGRDAGGRGQQTFDLRITVHAVTALEAALLDLLGQFLGVPVAALLGEGQQRDSVKMLGYLFYIGDRHATDLAYRNEAEADDAWLRLRHEPALDAASVVRLAEAAQARYGFNDFKLKGGVLRGEEELEAVTALAERFPRARITLDPNGAWSLQQAIALCRDQHRVLAYAEDPCGAENGYSGREVMAEFRRATGLPTATNMIATDWREMGHAIQLHAVDIPLADPHFWTMQGSVRVAQMCHEWGLTWGSHSNNHFDISLAMFTHVAAAAPGEITAIDTHWIWQDGQHLTRNPLQIVEGCVVVPQTPGLGVELDLDALARAHELYNRRGLGARDDSVAMQFLIPGWRFDNKRPCLVR from the coding sequence ATGACCCCTGCAATCGACCATCCCGGCCAGGCCCCGCTCATCACCCGAGTGCAAGTGGTGCCGGTGGCCGGGCATGACAGCATGCTGCTCAACCTCAGCGGCGCCCACGGCCCGTTCTTCACCCGCAACATCGTGATCATCAGCGACAACGCCGGTCATACCGGAGTCGGTGAAGTGCCGGGCGGCGAGCGGATTCGCGCGACCCTGGAAGAGGCCGGCGAACTGCTGGTCGGCCAGTCCATCGGCCATTACCAGAAGCTGCTCAACCAGGTGCGCCAGCGTTTCGCCGGGCGCGATGCCGGCGGGCGCGGGCAGCAGACCTTCGACCTGCGCATCACCGTCCATGCGGTGACCGCGCTGGAGGCGGCGCTGCTCGACCTGCTCGGCCAGTTCCTCGGTGTGCCGGTGGCGGCATTGCTCGGCGAAGGCCAGCAGCGCGATTCGGTGAAGATGCTCGGCTACCTGTTCTACATCGGCGACCGGCACGCCACTGACCTGGCCTATCGCAACGAAGCCGAGGCCGACGATGCCTGGCTGCGCCTGCGCCACGAACCGGCGCTGGACGCCGCGAGCGTGGTGCGCCTGGCCGAGGCGGCCCAGGCGCGCTATGGCTTCAACGACTTCAAGCTCAAGGGCGGCGTGCTGCGCGGCGAAGAGGAACTGGAGGCGGTCACCGCCCTGGCCGAACGTTTCCCCCGGGCGCGCATCACCCTCGACCCCAACGGCGCCTGGTCGCTGCAGCAGGCGATCGCCCTGTGCCGTGACCAGCATCGGGTGCTGGCCTATGCCGAAGACCCTTGCGGCGCGGAAAACGGCTACTCGGGGCGCGAGGTGATGGCCGAGTTCCGCCGCGCCACCGGCTTGCCCACTGCGACCAACATGATCGCCACCGACTGGCGGGAAATGGGCCATGCGATCCAGTTGCACGCGGTGGACATTCCCTTGGCCGATCCGCATTTCTGGACGATGCAGGGCTCGGTGCGGGTGGCGCAGATGTGCCATGAATGGGGCCTGACCTGGGGCTCGCACTCCAACAACCACTTCGATATTTCCCTGGCGATGTTCACCCATGTGGCCGCCGCCGCGCCGGGCGAGATCACGGCGATCGACACCCACTGGATCTGGCAGGACGGCCAGCACCTGACCCGCAACCCGCTGCAAATCGTCGAGGGTTGCGTGGTGGTGCCGCAGACCCCGGGGCTGGGCGTCGAGCTGGACCTGGACGCCCTGGCCCGCGCCCACGAGCTGTACAACCGCCGGGGCCTGGGCGCGCGCGACGACAGCGTGGCCATGCAGTTCCTGATCCCGGGCTGGCGCTTCGACAACAAGCGTCCGTGCCTGGTGCGCTGA
- a CDS encoding MFS transporter produces MNTTLDPSADDAPLASAVAKVKRHVLPLFVIMFIVNYIDRVNIGFVRTHLEHDLGIGAAAYGFGAGLFFIGYALFEVPSNMLLQRVGARIWLTRIMFTWGLVATAMAFVQNETQFYVLRFLLGVAEAGFFPGVIYYFTRWLPGVERGKAIAIFLSGSAVASLISGPLSGALLQIEGLGWHGWQWMFIVEGMASVLLCGFVWFWLDAAPHDAKWLGRAEQDALVQAIDSEQREREAALPVKPSLWTLLKDRQILLFCLIYFCIQLTIYAATFWLPSIIKKMGELSDLQVGLFNSIPWLISIIAMYAFAAASGKWKFQQAWVAGALLVAAVGMFLSTTGGPVFAFVAVCFAAIGFKSASALFWPIPQAYLDARIAAAVIALINSIGNLGGFVAPATFGVLEQRTGSIQGGLYGLAATSVIAAIIVFFARTRPKAAAVPTPAGDVRPLLEKSH; encoded by the coding sequence GTGAACACCACCCTTGATCCATCCGCGGACGACGCTCCGCTGGCCAGCGCGGTGGCGAAGGTCAAGCGCCATGTGCTGCCGCTGTTCGTCATCATGTTCATCGTCAACTACATCGACCGGGTCAACATCGGTTTCGTGCGCACCCACCTGGAGCACGACCTGGGCATCGGCGCCGCGGCCTACGGTTTTGGCGCCGGGCTGTTCTTCATCGGTTATGCGCTGTTCGAGGTGCCGTCCAACATGCTGCTGCAGCGGGTCGGCGCGCGGATCTGGCTGACCCGCATCATGTTCACCTGGGGGCTGGTGGCCACGGCCATGGCCTTCGTGCAGAACGAAACCCAGTTCTATGTGCTGCGCTTTCTGCTCGGGGTGGCCGAGGCCGGGTTCTTTCCCGGGGTGATCTACTACTTCACCCGCTGGCTGCCCGGTGTGGAGCGGGGCAAGGCGATCGCCATCTTCCTCAGCGGCTCGGCCGTGGCGTCGCTGATCTCCGGGCCGCTGTCCGGCGCGCTGTTGCAGATCGAAGGGCTGGGCTGGCACGGTTGGCAATGGATGTTCATCGTCGAGGGCATGGCGTCGGTGCTGCTCTGCGGGTTCGTCTGGTTCTGGCTCGACGCCGCGCCCCACGACGCCAAGTGGCTGGGCCGCGCCGAGCAGGACGCGCTGGTGCAGGCCATTGACAGCGAGCAGCGCGAGCGCGAAGCGGCGCTGCCGGTCAAGCCGTCGCTCTGGACCCTGCTCAAGGACCGGCAGATCCTGCTGTTCTGCCTGATCTACTTCTGCATCCAGCTGACGATCTATGCCGCGACCTTCTGGCTGCCGAGCATCATCAAGAAGATGGGCGAGCTCAGTGACCTGCAGGTGGGGTTGTTCAATTCCATTCCCTGGCTGATCTCGATCATCGCCATGTACGCCTTCGCCGCGGCTTCCGGCAAATGGAAGTTCCAGCAGGCCTGGGTTGCCGGCGCCCTGCTGGTGGCCGCCGTCGGCATGTTCCTGTCCACCACGGGCGGGCCGGTCTTCGCCTTTGTCGCGGTGTGTTTTGCCGCCATCGGCTTCAAGTCGGCGTCCGCGCTGTTCTGGCCGATTCCCCAGGCCTACCTGGATGCGCGCATCGCCGCCGCGGTGATCGCCCTGATCAACTCCATCGGCAATCTCGGCGGTTTCGTCGCCCCGGCCACCTTCGGCGTACTGGAGCAGCGCACCGGTTCGATCCAGGGCGGCCTGTACGGCCTGGCGGCAACCTCGGTGATCGCCGCGATCATCGTGTTCTTCGCTCGCACCCGGCCCAAGGCCGCCGCCGTGCCGACGCCCGCGGGCGATGTCCGCCCGCTGCTGGAAAAATCCCACTGA
- a CDS encoding FadR/GntR family transcriptional regulator: protein MSTESANAPGRRRPSTNLAHDLVSDLTQQILRGLLKPGDKLPSESTIVRAHGVSRTVVREAISKLQAAGWVETHHGVGSFVLERQDTHGLRLNVGTALGVRDILELRLGLETQAVALAARRRSAEQLAQMRQALDDYQQSLANNDSCVEADQRFHLLLAEATGNPYFVQILQSLGNALIPRTRVRDAERGDVDLAQLATLANLEHEAIYAAIRRQDPDAARAAMWTHLSNSRERFSAG, encoded by the coding sequence ATGAGCACCGAATCCGCCAATGCCCCGGGCCGTCGCCGCCCGTCCACCAACCTGGCCCATGACCTGGTCAGCGACCTGACGCAGCAGATCCTGCGCGGCCTGCTCAAGCCCGGCGACAAGCTGCCCTCGGAAAGCACCATCGTCCGCGCCCATGGCGTCAGCCGCACCGTGGTGCGCGAAGCCATCTCCAAGCTGCAGGCCGCCGGCTGGGTGGAAACCCACCATGGCGTCGGCAGTTTCGTCCTGGAACGCCAGGACACCCACGGCCTGCGCCTGAACGTCGGCACCGCCCTGGGGGTGCGCGACATCCTCGAACTGCGCCTGGGCCTGGAAACCCAGGCAGTCGCCCTGGCCGCCCGCCGCCGCAGCGCCGAGCAACTGGCGCAGATGCGCCAGGCGCTGGACGACTACCAGCAGTCGCTGGCCAATAACGACAGCTGCGTGGAGGCCGACCAGCGTTTCCACCTGCTGCTCGCCGAGGCCACCGGCAACCCGTATTTCGTGCAGATCCTGCAATCGCTGGGCAATGCCCTGATCCCGCGGACCCGGGTGCGCGACGCCGAGCGCGGCGACGTCGACCTGGCGCAACTGGCGACCCTGGCCAACCTCGAGCACGAAGCCATCTACGCCGCGATCCGCCGTCAGGACCCGGATGCCGCGCGAGCGGCGATGTGGACCCACCTGAGCAACAGCCGGGAGCGGTTTTCGGCGGGATAA